One Caretta caretta isolate rCarCar2 chromosome 24, rCarCar1.hap1, whole genome shotgun sequence genomic region harbors:
- the TUFT1 gene encoding tuftelin isoform X2, which produces MSEVRSVCTLAEVRPGGDSPDSVKVLRLTLQNDLPGERRDQVKQKPVGRAFAMVANRSSNGHSLASECIKSSDGHEEIIKVYLKARAEDKVKHEQNVSQLKSEVRYIQEARSSLKMLREDISSKLESRQGAKTNLQCAKVMFENQNGIWRYADGLHRNSLEDQEDDDSGEDIEKIRETAKRLFTKLQEAEKRHQSDKTAFEMTTSQYQKEIEQTSAALKKAEEGMMEKEVKLEEVQRLMSGMEKEHQSLLLKMKEGEAELEKLRSLQNDKLAEQDRSAKLEKEVATLREKIHHLDDMLKSQQRKVRQMIEQLQNSKTVIHAKDVIIQELKERVAYLEAENLEMHDRIEHLIEKQTNPGSHSTRARSKSEYVSSKRSAKPLGPKPLPLIRVLET; this is translated from the exons GACAGTGTGAAAGTGCTACGGCTGACGTTGCAGAATGACCTTCCAGGCGAGAGACGTGATCAGGTGAAACAAAAG CCTGTTGGAAGGGCCTTTGCTATGGTGGCCAACAGATCAAGTAATGGCCATTCACTGGCTTCAGAATGCATCAAATCCAGCGATGGTCACGAGGAGATCATCAAG GTTTACTTGAAAGCAAGAGCTGAGGACAAGGTGAAGCATGAACAGAATGTCAGTCAGCTGAAAAGCGAAGTTCGTTACATTCAAGAG GCTAGAAGTTCTTTGAAGATGCTGCGGGAAGATATAAGTAGTAAACTTGAGAGCAGACAAGGAGCTAAGACTAACCTGCAATGTGCAAAG gTAATGTTCGAAAACCAGAATGGAATATGGCGATACGCTGATGGCTTGCATAGGAACTCCTTGGAGGATCAG GAGGATGATGATTCAGGAGAAGACATAGAAAAAATTCGTGAGACAGCAAAGAGATTGTTCACGAAACTGCAGGAGGCTGAGAAGCGGCATCAGTCCGACAAGACCGCGTTTGAG ATGACAACCTCTCAATACCAGAAAGAAATAGAGCAAACCAGTGCAGCTCTGAAGAAGGCTGAGGAGGGCATGATGGAGAAGGAAGTGAAGCTGGAGGAAGTGCAGAGGCTCATGTCAGGGATGGAGAAG GAACATCAGAGTTTGCTGCTGAAGATGAAAGAAGGTGAAGcagagctggagaaactgagaagCCTGCAAAATGACAAGCTCGCCGAACAGGATAG GTCGGCCAAACTGGAGAAAGAAGTTGCCACCTTGCGGGAGAAGATACACCATCTCGATGACATGCTGAAGAGTCAGCAGCGCAAAGTCCGGCAGATGATTGAGCAG CTTCAGAATTCCAAAACAGTGATTCATGCGAAGGATGTGATTATTCAGGAGCTCAAAGAGAGAGTTGCCTATTTGGAAGCTGAG AATCTGGAGATGCACGATCGTATTGAGCACCTGATCGAGAAGCAAACCAACCCTGGCAGCCATAGCACCAGAGCTCGCTCAAAATCTGAGTATGTGAGCAG TAAAAGGTCGGCGAAGCCCCTTGGACCCAAGCCCCTCCCTCTCATCAGAGTACTGGAAACATGA
- the TUFT1 gene encoding tuftelin isoform X1, whose product MAFWRLQTQLALIPEAEGGQEAPCPDTGGEEKEGIFCQDSVKVLRLTLQNDLPGERRDQVKQKPVGRAFAMVANRSSNGHSLASECIKSSDGHEEIIKVYLKARAEDKVKHEQNVSQLKSEVRYIQEARSSLKMLREDISSKLESRQGAKTNLQCAKVMFENQNGIWRYADGLHRNSLEDQEDDDSGEDIEKIRETAKRLFTKLQEAEKRHQSDKTAFEMTTSQYQKEIEQTSAALKKAEEGMMEKEVKLEEVQRLMSGMEKEHQSLLLKMKEGEAELEKLRSLQNDKLAEQDRSAKLEKEVATLREKIHHLDDMLKSQQRKVRQMIEQLQNSKTVIHAKDVIIQELKERVAYLEAENLEMHDRIEHLIEKQTNPGSHSTRARSKSEYVSSKRSAKPLGPKPLPLIRVLET is encoded by the exons GACAGTGTGAAAGTGCTACGGCTGACGTTGCAGAATGACCTTCCAGGCGAGAGACGTGATCAGGTGAAACAAAAG CCTGTTGGAAGGGCCTTTGCTATGGTGGCCAACAGATCAAGTAATGGCCATTCACTGGCTTCAGAATGCATCAAATCCAGCGATGGTCACGAGGAGATCATCAAG GTTTACTTGAAAGCAAGAGCTGAGGACAAGGTGAAGCATGAACAGAATGTCAGTCAGCTGAAAAGCGAAGTTCGTTACATTCAAGAG GCTAGAAGTTCTTTGAAGATGCTGCGGGAAGATATAAGTAGTAAACTTGAGAGCAGACAAGGAGCTAAGACTAACCTGCAATGTGCAAAG gTAATGTTCGAAAACCAGAATGGAATATGGCGATACGCTGATGGCTTGCATAGGAACTCCTTGGAGGATCAG GAGGATGATGATTCAGGAGAAGACATAGAAAAAATTCGTGAGACAGCAAAGAGATTGTTCACGAAACTGCAGGAGGCTGAGAAGCGGCATCAGTCCGACAAGACCGCGTTTGAG ATGACAACCTCTCAATACCAGAAAGAAATAGAGCAAACCAGTGCAGCTCTGAAGAAGGCTGAGGAGGGCATGATGGAGAAGGAAGTGAAGCTGGAGGAAGTGCAGAGGCTCATGTCAGGGATGGAGAAG GAACATCAGAGTTTGCTGCTGAAGATGAAAGAAGGTGAAGcagagctggagaaactgagaagCCTGCAAAATGACAAGCTCGCCGAACAGGATAG GTCGGCCAAACTGGAGAAAGAAGTTGCCACCTTGCGGGAGAAGATACACCATCTCGATGACATGCTGAAGAGTCAGCAGCGCAAAGTCCGGCAGATGATTGAGCAG CTTCAGAATTCCAAAACAGTGATTCATGCGAAGGATGTGATTATTCAGGAGCTCAAAGAGAGAGTTGCCTATTTGGAAGCTGAG AATCTGGAGATGCACGATCGTATTGAGCACCTGATCGAGAAGCAAACCAACCCTGGCAGCCATAGCACCAGAGCTCGCTCAAAATCTGAGTATGTGAGCAG TAAAAGGTCGGCGAAGCCCCTTGGACCCAAGCCCCTCCCTCTCATCAGAGTACTGGAAACATGA